One window of the Zea mays cultivar B73 chromosome 3, Zm-B73-REFERENCE-NAM-5.0, whole genome shotgun sequence genome contains the following:
- the LOC100502303 gene encoding uncharacterized protein isoform X38, producing MDLAGMKRRELQALCKRHGLPAGGTNADLVGRLDAVLSGPAVVEEEVAGVPARKGCLKQTGGGATEAKKVTFGAEVGKARRLRSRVIWSPVVAKTRGKSARAGTDSAAEDGISADVGADVPVRRSRRNSFNPAEAEEAGEAVAVDRKPKRKNQENDEGVAVIAQARVTRRSNLEWSATVLPPAVEKKRGRQNAAESDVQKSALVEVTARTTRSRSIVPVVVPPTVVENKRRKTGDPQTTVELTMLSDVPRSDFPATRSLRNKIVHVNNSVVDETHTTRQLENKMRPSTRRHQQVASSPEDKGQKIPATSKSPLLRWSRRNYSEANSANSVNIKLAKDSSTAQPLAHHNSHSEDLEKQPAVKEPIKRSTRKSIALAALEKEKDVIEGKNPEAHVRRSTRKSVVQVKDTKSIVEETQYANSEDVAKQPATKGPARGLRRKSVITELHEKEKSLIAEKNMETDEAILTRKPVIPVKNIKAVGEGIQIGKGKDVDKQFVVKQPTRRSSRKSVLPDMLENNSGLLAPKMNAEMNVRRSTRKSVLPDMHNEKQDHHKMARNENLQSGKYQDGEKQQKVKDSIRQSRRSIATVLLEGQNNDEGKKFKNPTRRTTHKSHALNAVEEVSMDHIEVGEEGLKLRKRSRFLLEISSSANVSWKHQNAQISNEKDNTEGSQQASNCTTSKRRSSKKRRTTAPEEVMPFKVANDDIVIMEETKDTLEYNNESSSKVQEICQVNAAREEFSSGPLLVTVAPSDEICTVQSVAVVIPGSESGDDANQSSDKSKQPQEHSVTQTVDDHLSETRSGKLDQSTCITGLVSDNCVVSEDKTLMSEDREEQSPVSGEQRVSLEANANEPEEKNLANVTSTDLHTKSLQHDIDRIAKETDKDVLSLVFPIEEHEEKYGVSPIAVEKCVCREASACESARKPLTVIFSNNLHTKHLQHDCDVLIKETGEEVLAQENCNDQPVPAQTDQEIKLNDELADPEVLAQENCNDQPVLAQTDLETKLNDELADLAMESGCSITERNEGLVAHNLDQEGFLEATPECKQECGLPEETVISSKETGSLLCADQSPIGLESLFSQESIVESVGHCALASATTHTENGFDDSKDCHNKSALENVHVPEPCSHNDTKGGIFKNVDCMHTSQRDDRMEGVPEANTDEEHVLSAFLLDANHLNVVINSEEVVCEGEDSKELLHSEDCKASSEKTDVNDGNVYGISDAVVRCALHAPADDNYEIFLGPNTDVPRQVYNDGCSDVKEDRFASKPWTIDIIEDASVKERSNLKDWQLDSKLEGTEIVESGLYFNKDIGNILHSGSIGEITPSGSGLSKDSSVDYRGEVLDGFSMEASLERSSTRGEQNGCRLDAIENPSITLATSGYKHEGALSEEAVYTKKNYAGTCLSNPRELIMELQSHFSKENINESDPHDSLVFPTAENSADEQLVKVHHGSNLSQLGLTDLLDGPIGCSNTDVLCQCDNHKNQSNEDKVEEVEAVSAAKYIESEVVLLPSQERSNLNNEQLNTKLESPNIMGSCLNCDNDVCNTSDNGSVFVIGKRTPSASGLPEDYPKDSDLQQPVLDSFSVVSSFQDNISGKKTVSGVAGSEILSLSLATPDYKHEDGFSEEAVCRTKNYTGTSSVDPRHLDMEGHSIYSEGGTEKSNLQDNLAFLSAESGKDEPIICHVEKLVDAHASSDTYQGPCQDLGRHEEQESCMSIPMQAKESGGVLRSSHTKGSVTAAQIDLAGDAHLIVSDNAAAKQVFSEEKEETKSISSSDIDILHEKSYSSGHDDHAACAAETQFYHPQKASISDGLHLGPSSLQVESLDALDSDILYVNTGVLEQHHKEGYYEPSVYQITSGICTMSEAEPFEVLETGKDVKTPSKLDEQLNPGLDGDEAEKHSLDCGTDTSPVMSKRTLSSPGSGPCQQYVNESTTSTQSTDNHPNDLPAPRSPEQSACFQNDNDSGSVGICQSSRRRGIDELCGKLQSFKVSSAVKGSYVAMGAPRPKPGDSTSRSAAALLRNIENTTAVKAGRPPVKPNADGKDSSRRALQPISGRPDSR from the exons TCATATGGTCGCCGGTCGTTGCCAAGACAAGGGGGAAGTCTGCTCGAGCCGGTACTGATTCTGCTGCTGAAGACGGTATTTCTGCAGATGTGGGCGCTGATGTCCCAGTGAGGCGGTCCAGGAGGAATTCGTTCAATCCTGCCGAGGCTGAGGAAGCAGGAGAGGCTGTTGCTGTTGACAGGAAGCCCAAGCGCAAGAATCAGGAGAATGACGAGGGCGTTGCTGTTATCGCTCAGGCTAGAGTTACGAGAAGGTCAAATTTGGAGTGGTCTGCTACTGTATTGCCTCCTGCTGTTGAGAAGAAGAGAGGGAGGCAGAATGCAGCTGAGTCTGATGTGCAGAAGTCCGCTCTGGTGGAAGTAACAGCTAGGACTACAAGGTCTCGCTCAATCGTACCTGTTGTGGTGCCACCCACTGTGGTTGAGAACAAGAGGAGGAAGACTGGAGATCCACAAACAACTGTAGAGTTGACTATGCTTTCAGATGTGCCCAGAAGTGATTTTCCTGCCACCAGGTCTTTAAGGAACAAAATTGTCCACGTTAACAACAGCGTCGTGGACGAAACTCACACTACCAGGCAGTTGGAAAACAAGATGCGTCCGTCTACTCGTAGGCATCAACAGGTTGCATCTTCTCCGGAGGATAAAGGTCAAAAAATTCCTGCTACCAGTAAGTCCCCTCTACTGAGGTGGTCACGGAGAAACTATTCTGAGGCCAATAGTGCAAATTCAGTAAACATCAAATTGGCCAAAGACTCGAGCACAGCTCAGCCATTGGCACACCATAATTCTCATTCTGAAGATTTGGAGAAACAACCAGCAGTTAAAGAACCAATTAAACGGTCAACACGTAAATCTATTGCTTTGGCTGCACTTGAGAAAGAGAAGGATGTAATTGAAGGAAAGAACCCTGAAGCACATGTTAGGCGATCAACGAGGAAATCAGTTGTGCAGGTTAAAGATACCAAAAGTATTGTTGAAGAGACTCAATATGCTAACAGTGAAGATGTGGCGAAGCAACCAGCAACTAAAGGACCTGCTAGGGGGCTGAGACGTAAATCTGTTATCACAGAATTGCATGAGAAAGAGAAGAGTCTCATTGCCGAAAAGAACATGGAAACAGATGAAGCGATATTAACGCGGAAGCCTGTAATCCCAGTTAaaaatattaaagctgttggtgaAGGAATTCAAATTGGTAAGGGCAAAGATGTGGATAAACAATTTGTTGTGAAGCAACCTACTAGGCGATCATCGCGCAAATCTGTGCTGCCTGATATGCTTGAGAATAATAGTGGACTTCTAGCACCCAAAATGAATGCTGAGATGAATGTTAGGAGATCAACACGGAAGTCTGTTCTTCCTGACATGCATAATGAGAAGCAAGATCACCATAAAATGGCTAGAAATGAGAACTTGCAAAGTGGTAAATATCAAGATGGTGAGAAGCAACAGAAAGTAAAAGATTCTATTAGGCAATCAAGGAGATCTATCGCTACAGTGCTACTTGAGGGACAAAATAATGATGAAGGAAAAAAGTTCAAAAATCCTACGAGGAGGACAACACACAAATCTCATGCCCTTAATGCAGTTGAAGAGGTCAGCATGGATCACATTGAAGTTGGTGAAGAAGGCTTGAAATTGAGGAAGCGCAGTAGGTTTTTGCTGGAAATATCATCTTCAGCTAATGTTTCCTGGAAGCATCAGAATGCACAGATCTCTAATGAAAAAGATAACACAGAAGGATCGCAGCAGGCATCAAATTGCACAACTTCAAAGAGAAGGTCTTCAAAGAAGAGACGAACAACTGCTCCAGAAGAAGTGATGCCTTTCAAGGTGGCAAATGATGACATAGTTATCATGGAAGAAACAAAGGACACACTTGAATATAATAATGAGTCTAGTAGTAAAGTTCAAGAAATTTGTCAGGTTAATGCTGCAAGAGAAGAGTTCTCTTCAGGTCCATTGCTTGTAACAGTAGCTCCTAGTGACGAAATTTGCACAGTGCAGAGTGTAGCTGTGGTGATACCTGGGTCAGAATCTGGTGACGATGCAAATCAAAGTTCTGATAAGAGTAAGCAACCTCAGGAACATTCTGTCACTCAAACTGTTGATGACCATTTATCTGAAACAAGAAGTGGGAAATTAGATCAATCAACATGCATCACAGGATTAGTCTCTGACAATTGTGTTGTCTCAGAGGACAAAACATTGATGAGTGAAG ACCGTGAAGAGCAAAGCCCTGTGTCCGGAGAACAGAGAGTTAGCTTGGAAGCAAATGCCAATGAGCCTGAGGAAAAGAACCTAGCTAACGTCACATCAACTGATCTCCACACCAAAAGTCTGCAGCATGATATTGACAGAATAGCTAAAGAGACTGATAAAG ATGTTTTGTCTTTGGTTTTCCCTATTGAAGAGCATGAAGAAAAATATGGAGTGAGCCCTATAGCTGTTGAAAAGTGCGTCTGTCGTGAAGCAAGTGCATGTGAATCTGCACGAAAACCCCTAACCGTTATCTTTTCTAACAATCTCCACACCAAACATCTGCAACATGATTGTGATGTGCTAATTAAGGAGACTGGTGAAG AAGTTTTAGCTCAGGAGAATTGTAATGACCAGCCTGTTCCTGCCCAGACTGACCAAGAAATTAAGTTAAACGATGAACTTGCTGATCCGG AAGTTTTAGCTCAGGAGAATTGTAATGACCAGCCTGTTCTTGCTCAGACTGACCTAGAAACTAAGTTAAACGATGAACTTGCTGATCTGGCTATGGAATCAGGTTGTAGCATTACTGAAAGGAATGAAGGGCTTGTTGCTCATAATCTTGATCAAGAAG GTTTCCTTGAAGCAACACCAGAGTGCAAACAGGAATGTGGTTTGCCTGAGGAGACAGTAATTTCCTCAAAAGAAACAGGATCTCTGCTGTGTGCAGATCAATCACCAATTGGTCTGGAATCTTTATTTTCGCAAGAAAGCATAGTTGAATCAGTGGGGCATTGTGCACTTGCTTCAGCAACAACTCATACCGAAAATGGCTTTGATGATTCAAAAGATTGCCATAACAAGTCTGCACTTGAAAATGTTCATGTGCCAGAACCTTGTTCACACAATGATACTAAAGGAGGCATTTTTAAAAATGTTGATTGTATGCATACATCCCAGCGAGATGATAGAATGGAAG gagtaccagaggctaacactgaTGAAGAACATGTTCTGTCAGCCTTTTTGCTGGATGCAAATCACCTAAACGT AGTCATTAATTCTGAAGAAGTGGTTTGTGAGGGTGAAGATAGTAAGGAGCTTCTCCATTCGGAAGACTGTAAAGCTTCATCCGAGAAAACAGATGTGAATG ATGGCAATGTATATGGTATTAGTGATGCTGTAGTGAGATGTGCACTGCATGCTCCAGCCGATGATAATTATGAGATTTTTTTGGGTCCCAATACTGATGTACCACGTCAGGTTTATAATGACGGATGCAGTGATGTCAAAGAAGATCGATTTGCTTCCAAACCCTGGACAATTGATATTATTGAGGATGCCTCTGTCAAAGAAAGATCAAATTTAAAAGATTGGCAACTTGATTCCAAGTTGGAGGGCACAGAAATAGTGGAATCTGGCCTTTACTTCAATAAGGATATTGGTAACATTTTACATAGTGGATCTATTGGTGAAATAACTCCATCTGGTTCTGGTTTATCAAAAGATTCATCTGTGGACTATAGAGGGGAGGTTTTAGATGGCTTCTCAATGGAAGCATCTCTTGAAAGGTCTTCTACACGTGGGGAACAAAATGGTTGTAGACTAG ATGCTATTGAGAATCCTTCAATTACTTTAGCAACTTCTGGTTATAAGCATGAAGGTGCTTTATCTGAGGAAGCAGTGTACACAAAGAAGAATTACGCTGGAACATGCTTGTCAAATCCCAGGGAATTAATCATGGAGCTGCAATCCCATTTCTCAAAGGAAAACATAAATGAATCTGATCCTCATGACAGCCTTGTATTCCCAACTGCTGAAAATTCAGCAGATGAACAGCTGGTTAAAGTACACCATGGTTCTAATCTGTCTCAGTTAGGATTAACTGATCTGTTGGATGGACCAATTGGGTGTTCCAATACCGACGTGTTGTGCCAGTGTGACAATcataaaaatcaatccaatgaggACAAGGTAGAGGAAGTTGAGGCGGTGTCTGCTGCTAAATACATAGAAAGTGAAGTTGTGCTGCTCCCATCTCAAGAGAGATCAAATTTGAATAATGAGCAGCTTAACACCAAGTTGGAAAGCCCAAACATTATGGGATCTTGCCTTAACTGTGATAACGATGTTTGTAATACTTCGGACAATGGATCTGTTTTTGTCATTGGTAAAAGAACTCCATCTGCTTCTGGCTTACCAGAAGATTATCCTAAGGATAGTGACTTGCAACAACCGGTTTTAGATAGCTTCTCAGTGGTTTCATCTTTTCAAGACAATATATCTGGGAAGAAAACTGTTTCTGGTGTAGCAG GCAGTGAGATTCTTTCTTTAAGTTTAGCAACTCCTGATTATAAACATGAAGATGGTTTCTCTGAGGAAGCAGTATGCAGAACAAAGAATTATACTGGAACTTCCTCGGTAGATCCGAGGCATTTAGACATGGAGGGGCACTCTATTTACTCTGAGGGAGGTACTGAAAAATCTAATCTGCAAGATAATCTTGCATTTCTAAGCGCTGAGAGTGGAAAAGATGAACCTATTATTTGCCATGTTGAGAAACTGGTTGACGCACATGCTTCTTCAGATACATACCAAGGTCCTTGTCAAGATCTAGGCAGACATGAAGAACAAGAGAGCTGCATGTCTATTCCTATGCAAGCCAAAGAAAGTGGAG GGGTTTTGAGGTCTAGCCACACGAAAGGGTCAGTTACAGCAGCCCAAATTGATTTGGCAGGTGATGCCCATCTTATTGTGAG TGATAATGCTGCTGCCAAGCAAGTGTTTAGTGAGGAGAAAGAGGAAACaaaatctatctcttcttcagatattgATATCCTTCATGAAAAATCATACTCCAGTGGACACG ATGACCATGCTGCTTGTGCTGCCGAAACTCAGTTCTACCATCCACAGAAAGCATCTATATCTGATGGACTACATTTGGGTCCTAGTTCTTTGCAAGTAGAATCACTGGATGCTTTGGATAGCGATATACTGTATGTTAACACAGGAGTTCTCGAGCAGCATCATAAAGAGGGTTACTATGAACCCAGTGTCTACCAAATCACTTCAGGCATTTGCACAATGTCTGAAGCTGAACCATTCGAAGTTTTAGAAACTGGAAAAGATGTAAAAACGCCATCTAAGCTAGATGAGCAACTTAATCCTGGGTTGGACGGAGATGAAGCTGAGAAACACAGCTTAGACTGTGGTACAGACACCAGTCCTGTGATGAGCAAGAGAACCCTTTCTTCACCAGGATCAG GACCATGCCAGCAGTATGTAAATGAAAGCACCACCAGTACACAGTCGACTGATAATCACCCAAACGACCTACCCGCTCCGAGATCTCCTGAACAATCCGCGTGTTTTCAGAATGACAACGATTCGGGTTCAGTAG GCATTTGTCAAAGCAGCAGGCGAAGAGGTATAGATGAACTTTGCGGTAAGCTGCAGAGTTTCAAAGTTTCCAGCGCCGTAAAAGGAAGCTACGTAGCTATGGGTGCACCTCGTCCGAAGCCTGGGGACAGCACGAGCCGATCTGCAGCCGCGCTGCTCAGGAACATAGAGAACACAACTGCTGTTAAAGCTGGCCGTCCTCCTGTCAAGCCAAACGCCGATGGTAAGGACTCGTCTAGGCGAGCCCTGCAGCCCATAAGCGGAAGGCCTGACAGTAGGTAG